The genome window GAGGGAGCTCGACAGCGAGGAAGCCGCGTTCTGGCGGTCGCTGATCCGCGTGACAACCGTACTGCCGCGCGCGCTGGAGGACCATTTCCTGCCGGAGACCGGCCTCACGGTCAGCGACTACGGCGTCCTCGTCGCGCTGTCGGAAGCACCGGATCACCTGCTCCGCATCTCCGCGCTGGCGGCGACGACCGCGTTGTCGCTCAGCCGGATCAGCCGGGTGGTCGACGACCTCACCCGCCGCGGGCTGATCGAGAAGCGGCGCTGCCCGGAAGACGGGCGGGCGTCCAACGCCGTGCTGACCGGCGCCGGATTGGCCAGACTGGAGGCGGCCTACCCGAGCCACCTGGCCCGCGTCCGGGCTTCGGTGTTCGACCACCTGAGCGCCGAAGAGATCCGGACCGCCGGACCGGTGCTGGCCCGGCTGGCCGCGGCGCTCGACGCCGCTCCCCCGACCGACGAGGAGCAAAGGACGCGATGAGCGACAAGGGCGAATACCAGCGGGACCTGAACTACCTCCCGGACCGCATCACCGCCGACGGCCGCGACGGCTGGCCGGTGGAGCCGGGTCGCTACCGGCTGATCGTCGCGCGCGCGTGCCCGTGGGCGAACCGCGCGGTGATCGTCCGGCGGCTGCTGGGCCTGGAACCGGTGCTGTCCATGGGCATCGCCGGGCCGGTGCACGACGAGCGCAGCTGGAGCTTCGACCTCGACCCCGGTGGCCGCGACCCGGTGCTCGGCATCGAGCGGCTGCAGGAGGCGTTCTTCAAGCGCGACCCGGAGTACCCGCGCGGGATCACCGTGCCGGCGTTCGTCGACGTCCCGAGCGGGAAGGTCGTCACCAACGACTTCGCGCAGATGACCCTCGACATGTCGACCGAGTGGACGGCGTACCACCGAGACGGCGCGCCCGAGTTGTACCCTGAGAAGCTGCGCGACGAGATCGACGACGTCGCGCAGAAGGTGTTCACCGACGTGAACAACGCGGTGTACCAGTGCGGGTTCGCCCGGTCCCAGGAGGCGTACGAGCACTCCTACCGCAAGCTGTTCGCCCGGCTGGACTGGCTTTCGGAGCGGCTCGCGGACCAGCGTTACCTGGTGGGCGAGACGATCACCGAAGCCGACGTCCGCCTGTTCACCACGCTCGTCCGGTTCGACGCGGTGTACCACGGCCACTTCAAGTGCAACCGGCAGAAGCTCACCGAGCTGCCGGTCCTGTGGGCCTACACGCGGGACCTGTTCCAGACGCCCGGGTTCGGCGACACGATCGACTTCCCGCAGATCAAGGAGCACTACTACGTGGTGCACCGGACCGTGAACCCGACGGGGATCGTCCCGCTCGGCCCGGACGTCTCAGGCTGGCTGACCCCGCACGACCGCGAGCAGCTCGGCGGCCGGCCGTTCGGCGACGGCACCCCGCCGGGCCCGCCACCCGCCGCCGAGCGGGTGCCCGCGCTGTAGGTCCCGGGCTACGGTGATCGCCATGGAACGCCTGCGCGATCGCCGCATCCTGGTCACCGGCGCCGGTTCCGGCATCGGACGGGCCACCACGCTCCGCCTGCTGGAGGAGGGCGCGCGGGTCGTCGCCACCGACGTCAAAGGCCACGACGACCTGCCCGCCACCGCGGTGCTGACGATGGACGTCGCCGACGAGGCCGCGGTGACCGCCGGGGTTGCCTCGGCGATCGACGTCCTGGGCGGCCTCGACGTCCTGGTCAACGCGGCGGGCATCCTGCTGGCGTCGCACACGCACGAGACGTCGCTGGCGCTGTGGAACCGGGTGCTGGCGGTGAACCTGACGGGCACGTTCCTGGTGACCCGCGCGGCCCTGCCCGCCCTGCTGGCTTCGGAGAAGGGCGTGGTGGTGAACTTCAGCTCGACGTCGGCTTCGTTCGCCCACCCGTACATGGCGGCGTACTGCGCGAGCAAGGGCGGGATCCAGGCGTTCACGCATTCGCTCGCCTTGGAGTACGGCAAGCAAGGCCTGCGCGCGGTCAGCGTCGCCCCGGGCAGCGTGAAGAGCGGCATCACGGACTCGGCGGCGAGCTGGCTCCCCCAGGACGTCGACTTCACCCTGTTCGGCCGGCTGCTGCCGCTGTTGCCGACCGGCCTGACGACGGAGGTCGGCAACGCGGTGGCCCGCCCGGAGGCGGTGGCGGGAGTGGTGGCGATGCTGGCTTCGGACGACGGCGAGTTCATCACGGGCACGGAGATCCGCGTGGACGGCGGAACGCACACCTGAGCCCGGCGGCGTAACGCGGATCGCTCCCCACCCGACTCTGGGCATGCCCGGAGAACGGTCACCGCAGTCGCCTCGAGGTACGCCGATGACGCCATCGCCGCCTTGTCCGAGGTTTGCGCACACGCAGCTTCGCGATGGTAGTCGCAGCACCAGCCGCCGCGGTCATGCACTGCAGCAGCTGCAAAGCGAAATCGAGGTAAGTGGGCACCGTCGGACTCCGTTCTCCGAAAGCTGGGGTGCAACCACGTTCGCCCACCGACGCCGCCCAGCCGCCGAACGGCGATACCGAGGTGCGAAACCGCAGTTCAGGGCCAGTGGCCGGGAACCATCGCCGCGATATCGCCCCGGGAGCGCTCATGCCTGAACGAGACACTTGGGCCCAGAACATGATCAACCTGGGCATCGATCTGCGCGAGCTGCGCATCTCCGCTCGCTTGACCCAAGAAGAGCTGGCCAAGCGCCTCGGCGGCCGACAGCAGGGCTGGGTTTCGGAAGTCGAGAACGGGAGCCGGCGTGGCCGGCCGATCACCTGGGACGACGTGTCGAACTGGCTCAAGGCTTGCGGAGTGGACGCCGCTCTGCGCGAGGAATGGCGGCTCCGCTACACACCCATCGAGATGGCCTCCGATCTGCGAAACCGCAAAGGAGCCGGGAAAAGAGGCCAAGCCGGCGAAGAACGTGCGGCCCTCCCCTCGGAGACGACCCGGATCACGGATGAGGTCCGGAAATTCAAAGCACTCTTCTGGGAGGAGTTCGATGCAGCCAGGGAGCAGGCACGCCGGCTGAAGGGCCGCGAGGAGCAGCTGACCTCCGAGCTGGCCGAAATCACGGGCAAGATCGACGACCTCAAGCTGCAATGCCACCAGGCCGAGCAGCAGATCGCCACGGACGGCCGGAGGGAGCAGCACTTGCGTCAAAGGATCCGCGGGCTCAGGGAGCAACTGCGGTCGGACGACGAGACCATCCACGTCCTGGAGAAAGAGATCCAGTTCACGCGTGAACAGCGGCGCATCGCCGAGGAGACCTCGCTGCGGATGGGCCGACGGACCGCCGAAGTCGCGCTGCGCTCCCGAGCTGCCTCGGATCTCCTGTCAGTGCTGCTCGAAGCCACCTGGGCGGATCGGCGCGAGGAGCCGGAAACGAAGACGGCAGCGGACGCCGACCGGAAGAAGTCCGTTCCCGAGATCCGGAAACTGGAGCCCGTGACCACCCGGTGGCCTGGCGAAGTGGGACGGCCAAGGACGCTGGTCTCGACGTTGTCGATCATCGCCCTGGCCATCCTGCTCGTCGTCAGCCTCGTCGCGCTGATCTTCTGACGTTCGGCTCAGGCGGCCGCCGGCTCCTCCTGCTTCCGCTCCGGCGCGGCCATCACCCTGGCGTTCAGCACCACCGCGCCCAGCACCGGGAGCAATCCCGCCAGCGTCCAGCCCAGCGTGGTCGCCTCGGCGAACCACCCGATCAGCGCCGGACCGATCAGCCCGCCCGCGTAGGTGAACGTGGTGAACCGGGACAGGAACGTCGCCGCGTCCGCTCCTTCGCCGGCGCGGCCGACCGCGCTGAAGATCAGTGGCAGCAGGACCGAGCCGCCGAGGCCGAGGATCGCGAAGCCCGCGACGCCGGCCACCCACGACGGGACCATTACCACGATCGCGAGCCCGGAGGCCGCCACCGCGCCGCCGATGCGGAACAGCGCCGGGGCGCCGTAGCGTTCGGTCAGCCGGTCGCCGACGAGGCGGCCCGCGGCTTGGCAGGCGGAGAACGCCGTGAAGCCCAGTGCCGCCGCGGCGAGCGTCGCGCCGCGGGAGTCGTGGAGGAAGACGCCGCTCCAGCTGATCACCATGGCCTCGAGGATCATCGCGGTGAACCCCATCGCCCCGAACACACACACCCGCCGCGTCCAGCCGGTGCGCCGGCTCACCCGCGCCCGGCCGCCATCGGCCGCCGCTCCGGCCCGGTCGGCCGAGGCCGGGAGCAGTCCGGTGGT of Amycolatopsis solani contains these proteins:
- a CDS encoding SDR family NAD(P)-dependent oxidoreductase yields the protein MERLRDRRILVTGAGSGIGRATTLRLLEEGARVVATDVKGHDDLPATAVLTMDVADEAAVTAGVASAIDVLGGLDVLVNAAGILLASHTHETSLALWNRVLAVNLTGTFLVTRAALPALLASEKGVVVNFSSTSASFAHPYMAAYCASKGGIQAFTHSLALEYGKQGLRAVSVAPGSVKSGITDSAASWLPQDVDFTLFGRLLPLLPTGLTTEVGNAVARPEAVAGVVAMLASDDGEFITGTEIRVDGGTHT
- a CDS encoding glutathione S-transferase family protein; this encodes MSDKGEYQRDLNYLPDRITADGRDGWPVEPGRYRLIVARACPWANRAVIVRRLLGLEPVLSMGIAGPVHDERSWSFDLDPGGRDPVLGIERLQEAFFKRDPEYPRGITVPAFVDVPSGKVVTNDFAQMTLDMSTEWTAYHRDGAPELYPEKLRDEIDDVAQKVFTDVNNAVYQCGFARSQEAYEHSYRKLFARLDWLSERLADQRYLVGETITEADVRLFTTLVRFDAVYHGHFKCNRQKLTELPVLWAYTRDLFQTPGFGDTIDFPQIKEHYYVVHRTVNPTGIVPLGPDVSGWLTPHDREQLGGRPFGDGTPPGPPPAAERVPAL
- a CDS encoding MarR family winged helix-turn-helix transcriptional regulator, with the protein product MGDLRELDSEEAAFWRSLIRVTTVLPRALEDHFLPETGLTVSDYGVLVALSEAPDHLLRISALAATTALSLSRISRVVDDLTRRGLIEKRRCPEDGRASNAVLTGAGLARLEAAYPSHLARVRASVFDHLSAEEIRTAGPVLARLAAALDAAPPTDEEQRTR
- a CDS encoding helix-turn-helix domain-containing protein — translated: MPERDTWAQNMINLGIDLRELRISARLTQEELAKRLGGRQQGWVSEVENGSRRGRPITWDDVSNWLKACGVDAALREEWRLRYTPIEMASDLRNRKGAGKRGQAGEERAALPSETTRITDEVRKFKALFWEEFDAAREQARRLKGREEQLTSELAEITGKIDDLKLQCHQAEQQIATDGRREQHLRQRIRGLREQLRSDDETIHVLEKEIQFTREQRRIAEETSLRMGRRTAEVALRSRAASDLLSVLLEATWADRREEPETKTAADADRKKSVPEIRKLEPVTTRWPGEVGRPRTLVSTLSIIALAILLVVSLVALIF
- a CDS encoding MFS transporter, translated to MTEGVAAARARWAVVAVFFFNGTLFSTFISRVPSLKLDHGLSDGRLGAILTLFGLAALVTMQFVGPLVARFGSARVIRPAVAASPFVLAGIGFAGDAVQLGAAVLLMGVVHGTLDVAMNAHAVLVEQVRKRSVMNGCHAAWSISAVAASLAGAGFTKAGSPVAEHYVWVGAVLVVAGLAATTGLLPASADRAGAAADGGRARVSRRTGWTRRVCVFGAMGFTAMILEAMVISWSGVFLHDSRGATLAAAALGFTAFSACQAAGRLVGDRLTERYGAPALFRIGGAVAASGLAIVVMVPSWVAGVAGFAILGLGGSVLLPLIFSAVGRAGEGADAATFLSRFTTFTYAGGLIGPALIGWFAEATTLGWTLAGLLPVLGAVVLNARVMAAPERKQEEPAAA